From the Motacilla alba alba isolate MOTALB_02 chromosome Z, Motacilla_alba_V1.0_pri, whole genome shotgun sequence genome, one window contains:
- the CDO1 gene encoding cysteine dioxygenase type 1: MMEQPVQTETWKARSLEELVRILHQIFAEDKVSVDEVQALMESYESNPEEWLQYAKFDQYRYTRNLVDNGNGKFNLMILCWGEGHGSSIHDHTDSHCFMKILQGNLKETLFEWPEKKGNGEMTKKSERVLRENQCAYINDSIGLHRVENISHTEPAVSLHLYSPPFDTCNTFDQRTGHKHKVTMTFYSQFGERTVCATGVPQENN, from the exons ATGatggagcagcctgtgcagacGGAGACCTGGAAGGCGCggagcctggaggagctggtcCGTATCCTCCATCAGATATTCGCCGAGGACAAAGTCAGCGTGGACGAGGTCCAGGCGCTGATGGAGTCGTACGAGAGCAACCCCGAGGAGTGGCTGCAGTACGCCAAGTTCGACCAGTACAG GTATACAAGAAATCTTGTGGACAATGGAAATGGAAAGTTCAACTTGATGATCTTGTGCTGGGGTGAAGGTCATGGCAG CAGTATCCATGATCACACTGACTCACACTGCTTTATGAAGATCCTCCAAGGAAATCTAAAGGAGACTCTATTTGAATGGcctgagaaaaaaggaaatggtgaAATGACTAAGAAGTCAGAACGAGTTTTGAGGGAAAATCAATGTGCCTACATTAATG ACTCCATTGGCCTGCACCGTGTGGAGAACATAAGCCACACAGAGCCTGCTGTTAGCCTGCATTTGTACAGCCCACCCTTCGACACCTGTAACACCTTTGATCAGAGGACTGGGCACAAGCACAAAGTCACTATGACCTTCTACAGCCAGTTTGGAGAAAGGACTGTCTGC GCTACAGGAGTACCGCAGGAGAACAACTGA
- the ATG12 gene encoding ubiquitin-like protein ATG12, with amino-acid sequence MVGRRRGPAAAAGRAMLCPPLFLFPSPALPVPLPPSAQPRPALGPVAAGRARHVTNGARPLPAGRLAPRVTLLRCHVTGKAVSHEGQNASQSRGRPSRGVTSRRPRSSGVMAEPEEQPPPAAAQSGGRSDGGEEAPEGGAPAGPVEPGPPPAGSPGTEEPAGDAKKKIDVLLKAVGDTPIMRTKKWAVERTRTIQGLVDFIKKFLKLMASEQLFIYVNQSFAPSPDQEVGTLYECFGSDGKLVLHYCKTQAWG; translated from the exons ATGgtggggcggcggcgggggccggcggcggcggccggacGAGCTATGCTGTGTCcccctctcttcctcttcccttcccctgcccttcctgtgccgctccctccctctgcccagccccgtCCCGCTCTCGGGCCGGTGGCGGCAGGGCGCGCGCGCCACGTGACCAACGGGGCGCGGCCGCTGCCGGCGGGACGGCTCGCGCCGCGCGTGACGCTCCTCAGGTGTCACGTGACGGGAAAGGCGGTGTCCCACGAGGGACAAAACGCTTCGCAGAGCAGAGGTCGCCCCTCGCGTGGCGTCACTTCCCGCCGCCCGCGCAGCAGCGGCGTTATGGCGGAGCCCGAGGAgcagccgccgcccgccgcggcgCAGAGCGGCGGCCGGAGCGACGGCGGGGAGGAGGCTCCGGAGGGCGGCGCCCCGGCGGGGCCCGTCGAACCGGGCCCGCCCCCGGCCGGGTCGCCGGGCACCGAAGAGCCCGCGGGCGACGcgaaaaagaaaa TTGACGTGCTGCTGAAGGCCGTGGGCGACACCCCCATCATGCGGACCAAGAAGTGGGCGGTGGAGCGGACCCGGACCATCCAGGGCCTCGTGGACTTCATCAAGAAGTTCCTCAAGCTGATGGCCTCCGAACAGCTG TTCATATATGTAAACCAGTCTTTTGCTCCATCTCCAGACCAAGAAGTGGGAACCCTCTATGAG tgtTTTGGAAGTGATGGCAAGCTTGTACTGCATTATTGCAAAACTCAGGCATGGGGATGA